The following proteins are co-located in the Heliorestis convoluta genome:
- a CDS encoding PhoH family protein: MASCHEIRIHLENNWEAAQLFGHRDENLRLIERLSRARIVARGNELILTGKQEDVEWTAHLFEQLQALVRSGQTVGQSEVEYAWSLLQNGKQPLIANTLGDIIFTTVRGKQIKAKTLSQKNYIDKIQKNQIVFGIGPAGTGKTYLAVVMAVLALKNKEINRIILTRPAVEAGEKLGFLPGDLQEKIDPYLRPLYDGLFDTIGMETAEKFMERGVIEIAPLAYMRGRTLDDSFIILDEAQNTTPEQMKMFLTRIGFGSKALVTGDITQVDLPRGSNSGLIMIQKILQDIEGIDFHFFTAGDVVRNPLVGRIIRAYEEFEKQSGPQGK, encoded by the coding sequence TTGGCATCATGCCATGAGATCAGAATTCACTTAGAGAACAACTGGGAAGCAGCTCAGCTTTTTGGTCATCGTGATGAGAATTTACGTTTAATCGAACGACTTAGCCGAGCTAGAATCGTCGCAAGAGGAAACGAACTCATTCTCACCGGAAAGCAAGAAGATGTAGAATGGACAGCCCATCTTTTTGAGCAATTACAAGCATTGGTGCGATCAGGACAGACTGTTGGCCAATCAGAAGTAGAATATGCTTGGTCTTTGCTACAGAACGGGAAACAACCACTTATAGCCAATACACTTGGTGACATTATCTTTACAACCGTTCGTGGCAAACAAATTAAAGCAAAAACACTAAGCCAAAAAAATTATATTGATAAGATCCAAAAGAACCAAATTGTTTTTGGTATTGGTCCAGCAGGAACAGGAAAGACCTACTTAGCTGTTGTTATGGCTGTCCTTGCCTTGAAGAACAAAGAAATTAATCGCATCATCTTAACACGACCTGCAGTAGAAGCAGGAGAAAAGCTCGGCTTTTTGCCGGGTGATTTACAAGAGAAAATAGACCCTTATCTACGGCCGCTCTATGATGGTCTTTTTGATACCATCGGTATGGAAACGGCGGAAAAGTTTATGGAGCGCGGTGTCATTGAAATTGCTCCATTGGCTTATATGCGCGGTAGAACCCTCGATGATTCTTTTATCATACTTGATGAGGCACAGAACACGACACCAGAACAGATGAAGATGTTTCTCACTCGTATTGGCTTTGGATCAAAAGCACTTGTAACAGGCGATATTACGCAAGTTGATTTGCCCCGAGGCTCTAACTCAGGTCTCATTATGATACAAAAAATCTTGCAAGACATTGAAGGGATTGACTTTCATTTCTTTACAGCCGGTGACGTTGTGCGGAACCCACTGGTCGGTCGTATTATCCGGGCTTATGAAGAGTTTGAGAAACAGAGTGGTCCACAGGGGAAATAA